One uncultured Gellertiella sp. genomic window carries:
- the fdhD gene encoding formate dehydrogenase accessory sulfurtransferase FdhD, with translation MSARPHPVEAENRPVFRQVQRIARKGGVVASGQRAVPEEVPIAFSYGGSTHAVMMGTPADLEDFAIGFSLTEGIIRSATEIESIDILDAETGIDVQIVLKEEVADALTSRRRHMAGPVGCGLCGIESIEQAVRPVPGLHQVTLSLPARDLVAAIEALNGAQPLHRMTHAVHGAGFYRPGKGLIAVREDVGRHNALDKLCGAVLRSGIPAACGIVAVTSRLSVEMVQKTAILGASVLVAISAPTALAIETAEEAGITLVALVRGEDFDIYSHHTRIDTGVVPHVA, from the coding sequence ATGTCCGCCAGACCGCACCCTGTGGAAGCAGAGAACCGGCCGGTCTTCCGGCAGGTTCAGCGCATCGCCCGAAAGGGCGGTGTGGTTGCCTCCGGCCAGCGGGCGGTTCCGGAAGAAGTGCCGATTGCCTTTTCCTATGGCGGCTCCACCCATGCCGTGATGATGGGCACACCCGCCGATCTTGAGGATTTCGCCATCGGCTTCAGTCTCACCGAGGGAATAATCCGCTCGGCAACAGAGATCGAGAGCATCGACATTCTCGACGCCGAGACCGGCATCGATGTGCAGATCGTGCTGAAGGAAGAGGTGGCCGACGCGCTTACCTCGCGCCGCCGCCATATGGCGGGGCCGGTCGGCTGCGGGCTTTGCGGCATCGAATCCATCGAGCAGGCGGTTCGCCCCGTACCCGGTCTGCATCAGGTGACGCTATCGCTCCCGGCCCGCGATCTCGTTGCGGCCATCGAGGCGCTGAACGGAGCGCAGCCGCTGCACCGGATGACCCATGCCGTGCACGGCGCAGGCTTCTACCGACCAGGCAAGGGGCTGATCGCCGTGCGTGAGGATGTCGGTCGCCACAATGCGCTCGACAAGCTCTGCGGGGCGGTGCTGCGGTCGGGCATCCCTGCCGCCTGCGGCATCGTGGCCGTCACCAGCCGCCTGTCGGTCGAGATGGTGCAGAAGACCGCAATACTCGGCGCATCCGTGCTGGTGGCAATCTCCGCGCCGACGGCGCTTGCCATTGAAACGGCTGAAGAGGCCGGCATTACCCTCGTTGCGCTGGTGCGCGGCGAAGACTTTGACATATATTCCCATCACACCCGTATCGATACCGGAGTTGTCCCCCATGTCGCATGA
- a CDS encoding formate dehydrogenase subunit delta, translated as MSHDKIVYMANQIATFFKSQPAHEAVDGIALHINKFWEPRMRRQLFEKIEAGNSGFSDLVLEAARKIKRPAPAEPTPAQSAH; from the coding sequence ATGTCGCATGACAAGATCGTTTACATGGCGAACCAGATTGCCACCTTCTTCAAGTCGCAGCCCGCGCATGAGGCGGTGGATGGCATTGCCCTGCACATCAACAAGTTCTGGGAGCCACGGATGCGCCGCCAGCTGTTTGAAAAGATCGAGGCCGGCAACAGCGGCTTTTCGGATCTGGTGCTGGAAGCCGCGAGGAAGATCAAGCGCCCGGCGCCGGCAGAGCCCACGCCCGCCCAGTCCGCCCACTGA
- a CDS encoding cupin domain-containing protein: protein MRPIEQDERRIANIHEAEFKPFIFEDGMMLGDEVLQLDDEQPLGIGFHVYRMPAGMTTRAHRHNGHEQFLILEGELIESDGTVFKKGDLIFYKDGTEHHSYTPNGCLLAVHIAGPEVNID from the coding sequence ATGCGCCCGATTGAGCAGGATGAACGCCGGATTGCCAATATTCATGAGGCCGAGTTCAAGCCCTTCATCTTTGAAGACGGCATGATGCTCGGTGACGAGGTGCTGCAACTGGATGACGAGCAGCCGCTCGGCATCGGCTTTCACGTCTACCGCATGCCCGCCGGCATGACGACCCGCGCCCATCGCCACAATGGCCACGAACAGTTCCTGATCCTTGAGGGCGAGCTGATCGAGAGCGATGGCACCGTGTTCAAAAAGGGTGACCTGATCTTCTACAAGGACGGCACCGAGCACCATTCGTACACCCCGAATGGCTGCCTGCTGGCCGTTCATATCGCCGGGCCGGAAGTCAATATCGACTGA
- the ubiG gene encoding bifunctional 2-polyprenyl-6-hydroxyphenol methylase/3-demethylubiquinol 3-O-methyltransferase UbiG, whose product MADAARSTIDQTEVDRFSAMAAEWWSPTGKFKPLHRFNPVRLAYLRDTVCTEFGRDARAARPLAGLRVLDIGCGGGLLSEPVARMGASVVGADPSERNIGIASTHARESGVEVDYRAVTAEMLAEAGEQFDIVLNMEVVEHVADVEFFLTTCAAMVKPGGLMFVATINRTMKAMALAILGAEYVLRWLPRGTHQYEKLVRPEEVEKPLAASGMETFQRTGVFFSPITNQWNLSRDMDVNYMLVARKPA is encoded by the coding sequence ATGGCGGACGCAGCGCGCAGCACGATTGACCAGACTGAAGTGGACCGCTTTTCGGCCATGGCGGCGGAATGGTGGAGCCCGACGGGCAAATTCAAGCCGCTGCACAGGTTCAATCCTGTTCGGCTCGCCTATCTGCGCGACACCGTCTGCACCGAATTCGGCCGTGATGCCCGCGCCGCGCGCCCGCTTGCGGGCCTGCGGGTGCTCGACATCGGCTGCGGTGGCGGGCTGCTGTCGGAACCGGTCGCCCGGATGGGGGCATCGGTCGTGGGTGCCGATCCTTCCGAACGCAATATCGGCATTGCCAGCACCCATGCCCGTGAGAGCGGCGTCGAGGTCGATTACCGGGCCGTGACGGCGGAAATGCTGGCGGAAGCGGGTGAACAGTTCGATATCGTCCTGAACATGGAAGTTGTCGAGCATGTCGCCGATGTCGAATTCTTCCTGACCACCTGCGCCGCGATGGTCAAGCCGGGGGGGCTGATGTTCGTCGCCACCATCAACCGGACGATGAAGGCGATGGCACTGGCCATTCTCGGCGCGGAATATGTACTGCGCTGGCTGCCGCGCGGCACCCATCAATATGAGAAGCTGGTCCGCCCGGAAGAGGTGGAAAAGCCGCTGGCGGCCTCTGGCATGGAAACCTTCCAGCGCACCGGCGTCTTCTTCAGCCCGATCACCAACCAGTGGAACCTGTCGCGGGACATGGACGTCAATTACATGCTGGTGGCGCGCAAACCGGCTTGA
- a CDS encoding DUF1178 family protein — translation MIRYALSCPHAHGFEGWFSSSEDFERQQSSGLVTCPVCNSAEIGKVLMAPSVATSRKKEETRTLVLEAAQQEAVRKLRQAVAEIRANADDVGERFAEEARRIHYGESEVRGIIGKATMDDAQALIEEGIEIAPLPVLPDDVN, via the coding sequence TTGATCCGCTACGCCCTGTCCTGTCCGCATGCCCATGGCTTCGAGGGCTGGTTTTCCTCAAGCGAGGATTTCGAGCGCCAGCAGTCCTCGGGCCTGGTCACCTGTCCTGTCTGCAACTCCGCCGAGATCGGCAAGGTGCTGATGGCCCCGTCGGTGGCGACCTCGCGCAAGAAGGAAGAAACCCGCACGCTGGTGCTGGAAGCGGCCCAGCAGGAGGCGGTGCGCAAGCTCAGGCAAGCCGTGGCGGAAATCCGGGCCAATGCGGACGATGTCGGCGAGCGCTTTGCCGAAGAAGCGCGCCGTATCCACTACGGCGAAAGCGAAGTGCGCGGGATCATCGGCAAGGCGACGATGGATGATGCGCAGGCGCTGATCGAGGAGGGGATCGAGATTGCCCCGCTTCCGGTCCTGCCGGATGATGTCAACTGA